From a single Leptospirillum ferriphilum genomic region:
- a CDS encoding S66 peptidase family protein — protein MDGGIAIRPLLKPDAPLKPGDRLTLVASSLHGVLESYPEGLSRLRSKGLEIKNGNPEGPPCGPFSADDRTRAERFIGALSDQGSRAVMALRGGYGAIRLLPHLDTLPWTSSRFPIWTGFSDATNLHAYLWHRLNAVTFHGPHPRGLGASEESFNWYWEMVSGKYTAGDFLPLGQAEAVRPGQARGRLLGGNLETLAHLSGTPWFPDFEDAILLLEDVDEPMYAIDRALRHLFHQGVFSKIAGLVLGPFSSRPAREDDPAGDVAELLEPLVPSGIPVLKTPLPGHDLPMATWPLNLPVRMTVPSSGQPSLMLLESPFQED, from the coding sequence ACGGAGGAATCGCCATCAGGCCCCTCCTGAAACCGGATGCCCCGCTCAAACCCGGTGACCGGCTGACCCTTGTTGCTTCCAGTTTACACGGTGTCCTGGAAAGCTACCCGGAAGGATTGTCCCGTCTTCGAAGCAAAGGTCTTGAAATCAAAAACGGCAATCCCGAAGGCCCCCCCTGCGGTCCATTTTCAGCCGACGACCGGACGCGGGCGGAACGCTTTATCGGCGCCCTTTCAGATCAAGGATCCCGCGCTGTCATGGCTTTGCGGGGAGGCTACGGAGCCATCCGCCTGCTCCCCCACCTGGACACTCTTCCCTGGACATCCTCCCGTTTTCCCATATGGACAGGATTTTCAGACGCGACCAACCTTCACGCCTATCTCTGGCATCGTCTGAACGCGGTCACGTTCCATGGCCCCCATCCCAGAGGGCTGGGGGCTTCGGAAGAAAGTTTCAACTGGTATTGGGAGATGGTGTCCGGCAAATACACCGCCGGAGATTTCCTTCCCCTCGGACAGGCGGAGGCCGTTCGCCCCGGACAGGCCAGAGGCCGCCTCCTGGGGGGGAATCTTGAAACACTGGCGCATCTTTCCGGAACGCCCTGGTTTCCGGATTTTGAAGACGCCATTCTCCTTCTGGAAGATGTCGATGAACCGATGTACGCGATCGACCGGGCGTTGAGACACCTGTTCCATCAGGGCGTCTTCTCAAAAATTGCGGGCCTCGTGCTGGGCCCTTTTTCCAGTCGCCCTGCCCGGGAGGACGACCCCGCAGGAGACGTCGCCGAGCTTCTGGAGCCCTTGGTTCCGTCGGGAATTCCGGTTTTAAAAACCCCCTTGCCCGGCCACGATCTTCCCATGGCGACATGGCCTCTCAATCTTCCTGTCCGGATGACCGTGCCTTCCTCCGGCCAGCCTTCCCTCATGCTTCTGGAATCCCCCTTTCAAGAGGATTAG